In one Dermatophagoides farinae isolate YC_2012a chromosome 4, ASM2471394v1, whole genome shotgun sequence genomic region, the following are encoded:
- the LOC124491311 gene encoding tyrosine-protein phosphatase non-receptor type 23 isoform X3 has translation MVKMVIFMIVKYWNWKIYNACRASRDVTGCSILKRYYCQISSLFNRFSTFDGDENSSSCNSIGIQCVWADIYSGQTTIGDLDFELACILYNIGALHAELGAATDSRQTQDEMKIACTHFQCAAWAFQHLIDDRKLFRTSDLCNDILQFFIQIMLAQAQECILEKSMLDNRKASTVAKITVQVVDYYRCAMSMLQQGAMNTSATQSSIIEIVGGKLFKRWKKFVEFKLSYYDSICSLYMANALEDQQQMGERIAWYESASEKIQLATLLAKQLDDHPGGVSIINEAIAFVNDVIMVKLQNSKKENDFIYHAKVPPIAALPQVKGVSLVKGIPFNVCDPEVSGPDIFARLVPIQAHELASIYSAKKDELLRNIRMKIEEKNQELVSFMSSLLLDKEQLRTPKEDAIPDELINICAELSLNPESVEEVAKILTQLDQVSNDTGKYIEESNELLNEENEKEQKYQEKFGKRPSSMIIMELSKELTKHEETHRKAIESNKSLWDNFDQHKDDILIMMSSSAMKIASILPSNKNVNYDETIVDEMERLFDKIDEMKKQRTMFEEQLTKQVNDDNIMKLVLAHPQNEMEKIFDIEIQKYDKIIGLLEQNLSAQQNILQAMTNCNANYADTRKELLEIQRNRKTRIASLLYTYQVFRELQVNSNKGLEFYRKFQSIVIRLNARIRGVIKVQDEERQQQLLQRQAAQQPATGLHMMTPSLPQPSSAYNSSNNNIGANRLPSTGMDSMISAGIPITGAKLKDYLPFMKASNRTNLMQQPPPPTVSSTVIGGNSSIVPPSPSPSPLSRITFAPSAPPPSSLTPTPPTPIQSGTNLVAPNMIMPPSSVVPPRTATGQTFGGSIIGQQQQQQQQPIASQYNGHLNNNLQITPGNNMASISQYSSLPQPQHQQQQQQLPPPSYSQGFSTQIHPYCSGGGGGGSLPVNSSIPSNIQQQQPQYPNVSGCGNIAGGLVNTTFNQNQPISSILPINNLHKYPQPPSSTATLSNPSMIPSSSATYNNYHHQYNNNSNSTSIPNSIATSVPIAGYNNTGYPQSSISANTTANTGQLNSNETNYVNYPIKPIAGTNTGQITGHYPSQQQQLPYPAVPSPMMPSYPGAPSNTLTNVPQHQQQQPNYPGYPLGGYHGMPQPQPQPQQQQQPQPQQPVITTDPATNITAILEQESKRGWQVLTPIPAAAPVIKNNNDNNDGSKNNDKSSSCSSSTTSSSDRLPDILSTMSLNGNGGNSDQQQPSSTMIKSEISILPTTPAITTTTTTTNGQTTDTIDNNINNNNNSNNNEPKDLLSQFDPLFT, from the exons ATGGTGAAGATGGTGATATTTATGATCGTGAAATATtggaattggaaaatttac aATGCATGTCGTGCATCACGTGATGTAACTGGATGTTCAATATTGAAAcgttattattgtcaaataTCAAGCCTATTTAATCGTTTCAGTACATTTGATGGGGATGAAAATAGTAGTAGTTGTAATTCAATTGGCATACAATGTGTTTGGGCGGATATTTATTCTGGACAAACCACTATTGGTGATTTGGATTTTGAATTAGCATGTATACTATATAATATTGGTGCATTACATGCTGAACTTGGTGCCGCAACCGATAGTCGTCAAACAcaagatgaaatgaaaattgccTGTACACATTTTCAATGTGCCGCATGGGcatttcaacatttaattgatgatagaaaattatttcgTACATCTGATCTTTGTAATGatattttacaatttttcatccaaataaTGTTGGCACAAGCTCAAGAATGTATATTGGAAAAATCAATGCTGGATAATCGTAAAGCATCTACGGTGGCTAAAATCACCGTCCAAGTGGtcgattattatcgttgTGCAATGTCAATGTTACAACAAGGTGCAATGAATACAAGTGCAAcacaatcatcgatcattgaaattgttggtggaaaattatttaaacgatggaaaaaatttgttgaatttaaattatcataTTATGATtccatttgttcattgtaTATGGCCAACGCATTAgaagatcaacaacaaatgggtGAACGTATTGCATGGTATGAATCGGCAtcggaaaaaattcaattagcCACTTTGCTTGCAAAACAATTGGATGATCACCCTGGTGGTGTATCCATAATTAATGAAGCCATTGCATTTGTCAATGATGTTATTATGGTTAAattacaaaattcaaaaaaagaaaatgatttcatttatcATGCAAAAGTGCCACCAATTGCTGCATTACCACAAGTGAAAGGTGTTTCACTTGTCAAAGGAATTCCATTCAACGTATGTGATCCAGAAGTTTCTGGTCCTGATATTTTTGCACGATTAGTGCCAATTCAAGCACATGAATTGGCATCCATTTATTCGGcgaaaaaagatgaattatTACGAAATATTCGtatgaaaattgaagaaaaaaatcaagaactTGTATCATTcatgtcatcattgttgttggacAAAGAACAATTACGTACACCGAAAGAAGATGCAATACCAGATGAATTGATAAATATTTGTGCTGAACTTAGCCTGAATCCAGAATCGGTGGAAGAAGTGGCAAAAATATTGACACAATTAGATCAAGTTAGTAATGATACTGGAAAATATATTGAAGAATCTAATGAATTATTGAacgaagaaaatgaaaaagaacaaaaatatcaagaaaaatttggtAAACGTCCATCgtcgatgattataatggaaTTATCAAAAGAATTAACAAAACATGAAGAAACACATAGAAAAGCAatagaatcaaataaatcattatgggataattttgatcaacATAAAGATgatatattaataatgatgtcatcatcagcaatgAAAATTGCATCAATTTTGCCATCAAATAAGAATgtaaattatgatgaaacaattgttgatgaaatggaacgtttatttgataaaattgatgaaatgaaaaaacaacgtACAATGTTTGAAGAACAATTAACTAAACaagtaaatgatgataatataatgaaattggTGTTGGCACATCCACAAAAtgagatggaaaaaattttcgacaTTGAAATCCAGAAatatgataaaattattggTTTATTGGAACAAAATTTATCTGCACAGCAGAATATACTGCAAGCAATGACAAATTGTAATGCAAATTATGCCGATACACGTAAAGAATTGTTGGAAATTCAAAGAAATCGTAAAACACGTATCGCATCATTGTTATATACATATCAAGTGTTTCGTGAGCTGCAAGTAAATTCCAATAAAGGTCTGGAATTTTATCGTAAATTTCAATCTATTGTAATACGATTGAATGCCAGAATACGTGGTGTAATCAAAGTACAGGATGAagaacgacaacaacaattgttaCAGCGACAGGCGGCTCAACAACCGGCAACAGGTTTACATATGATGACGCCATCATTACCACAACCGTCATCTGCatataattcatcaaataataatattggtgCAAATAGATTACCATCCACTGGAATGGATTCAATGATATCGGCTGGCATACCGATAACTGGTGCAAAATTAAAAGATTATCTTCCATTTATGAAAGCATCGAATCGTACGAATTTAAtgcaacaaccaccaccaccaactgTATCATCTACGGTTATTGGTGgtaattcatcaattgttcCGCcttcaccatcaccatcgcCATTATCAAGAATCACATTTGCACCATCAGctccaccaccatcatcattaacgcctacaccaccaacaccaataCAATCGGGAACCAATTTAGTTGCACCAAATATGATAATGCCTCCTTCTTCCGTTGTTCCTCCTCGTACAGCTACTGGTCAAACATTTGGTGGTTCAATAATtggtcaacaacagcagcagcagcaacaaccaATTGCATCACAATACAATGGccatttaaataataatcttcaAATAACACCTGGAAATAACATGGCTTCAATTTctcaatattcatcattaccacaaccacaacatcaacaacaacaacaacaactaccaccaccatcatattCACAAGGTTTTTCTACACAAATACATCCATAttgtagtggtggtggtggtggtggatcaTTACCGgtaaattcatcaataccatcaaatattcaacagcagcagccacAATATCCAAATGTTAGTGGCTGTGGCAATATTGCTGGTGGATTGGTAAACACtacattcaatcaaaatcaaccaaTATCATCGATATTACCGATTAATAATCTTCATAAATATCCgcaaccaccatcatcaacagcgaCTTTATCGAATCCATCAATGATTCCATCATCGTCAGCaacatataataattatcatcatcaatataataataattcgaatTCTACTTCAATTCCAAATTCTATTGCTACTTCTGTTCCAATAGCCGGTTATAATAATACTGGCTatccacaatcatcaatatcggCTAATACTACTGCTAATACTGgtcaattaaattcaaatgaaacaaattatgTCAATTATCCGATTAAACCGATTGCTGGAACAAATACTGGACAAATAACTGGACACTAtccatcacaacaacaacagctacCATATCCAGCAGTACCATCACCAATGATGCCTTCGTATCCGGGTGCACCGTCGAATACACTGACAAATGTTCCACaacatcaacagcagcagccaaATTATCCTGGCTATCCACTTGGTGGTTATCATGGTATGCCACAACCTCAACctcaaccacaacaacaacaacaaccacaaccacaacagCCTGTTATTACTACAGATCCAGCAACAAATATTACTGCAATATTGGAACAAGAATCAAAACGTGGTTGGCAAGTATTGACACCAATACCAGCAGCAGCACCtgtgataaaaaacaataatgataataatgatggatcaaaaaataatgataaatcatcttcttgttcatcatcaacaacatcatcatcggatcgTTTACCTGATATTTTATCAACAATGTCATTgaatggtaatggtggtaatagtgatcaacaacaaccatcatcaacaatgattaaatcggaaatttcaattttaccaACAACACcagcaataacaacaacaacaacaacaacaaatggacAGACAACAGAtacaatcgataataatatcaataacaacaacaacagcaataataatgaaccaaaagatttattatcacaatttgatccattatttacatga
- the LOC124491311 gene encoding tyrosine-protein phosphatase non-receptor type 23 isoform X1, which produces MEAVPRLPMLSFEMKISPVCPDFAMPFKRFISKYYGEDGDIYDREILELENLRNNACRASRDVTGCSILKRYYCQISSLFNRFSTFDGDENSSSCNSIGIQCVWADIYSGQTTIGDLDFELACILYNIGALHAELGAATDSRQTQDEMKIACTHFQCAAWAFQHLIDDRKLFRTSDLCNDILQFFIQIMLAQAQECILEKSMLDNRKASTVAKITVQVVDYYRCAMSMLQQGAMNTSATQSSIIEIVGGKLFKRWKKFVEFKLSYYDSICSLYMANALEDQQQMGERIAWYESASEKIQLATLLAKQLDDHPGGVSIINEAIAFVNDVIMVKLQNSKKENDFIYHAKVPPIAALPQVKGVSLVKGIPFNVCDPEVSGPDIFARLVPIQAHELASIYSAKKDELLRNIRMKIEEKNQELVSFMSSLLLDKEQLRTPKEDAIPDELINICAELSLNPESVEEVAKILTQLDQVSNDTGKYIEESNELLNEENEKEQKYQEKFGKRPSSMIIMELSKELTKHEETHRKAIESNKSLWDNFDQHKDDILIMMSSSAMKIASILPSNKNVNYDETIVDEMERLFDKIDEMKKQRTMFEEQLTKQVNDDNIMKLVLAHPQNEMEKIFDIEIQKYDKIIGLLEQNLSAQQNILQAMTNCNANYADTRKELLEIQRNRKTRIASLLYTYQVFRELQVNSNKGLEFYRKFQSIVIRLNARIRGVIKVQDEERQQQLLQRQAAQQPATGLHMMTPSLPQPSSAYNSSNNNIGANRLPSTGMDSMISAGIPITGAKLKDYLPFMKASNRTNLMQQPPPPTVSSTVIGGNSSIVPPSPSPSPLSRITFAPSAPPPSSLTPTPPTPIQSGTNLVAPNMIMPPSSVVPPRTATGQTFGGSIIGQQQQQQQQPIASQYNGHLNNNLQITPGNNMASISQYSSLPQPQHQQQQQQLPPPSYSQGFSTQIHPYCSGGGGGGSLPVNSSIPSNIQQQQPQYPNVSGCGNIAGGLVNTTFNQNQPISSILPINNLHKYPQPPSSTATLSNPSMIPSSSATYNNYHHQYNNNSNSTSIPNSIATSVPIAGYNNTGYPQSSISANTTANTGQLNSNETNYVNYPIKPIAGTNTGQITGHYPSQQQQLPYPAVPSPMMPSYPGAPSNTLTNVPQHQQQQPNYPGYPLGGYHGMPQPQPQPQQQQQPQPQQPVITTDPATNITAILEQESKRGWQVLTPIPAAAPVIKNNNDNNDGSKNNDKSSSCSSSTTSSSDRLPDILSTMSLNGNGGNSDQQQPSSTMIKSEISILPTTPAITTTTTTTNGQTTDTIDNNINNNNNSNNNEPKDLLSQFDPLFT; this is translated from the exons atggaagCCGTACCACGATTACCAATgttatcatttgaaatgaaaatcagtCCCGTTTGTCCGGATTTTGCTATGCCATTTAAAAGG TTTATCAGTAAATATTATGGTGAAGATGGTGATATTTATGATCGTGAAATATtggaattggaaaatttacGTAAT aATGCATGTCGTGCATCACGTGATGTAACTGGATGTTCAATATTGAAAcgttattattgtcaaataTCAAGCCTATTTAATCGTTTCAGTACATTTGATGGGGATGAAAATAGTAGTAGTTGTAATTCAATTGGCATACAATGTGTTTGGGCGGATATTTATTCTGGACAAACCACTATTGGTGATTTGGATTTTGAATTAGCATGTATACTATATAATATTGGTGCATTACATGCTGAACTTGGTGCCGCAACCGATAGTCGTCAAACAcaagatgaaatgaaaattgccTGTACACATTTTCAATGTGCCGCATGGGcatttcaacatttaattgatgatagaaaattatttcgTACATCTGATCTTTGTAATGatattttacaatttttcatccaaataaTGTTGGCACAAGCTCAAGAATGTATATTGGAAAAATCAATGCTGGATAATCGTAAAGCATCTACGGTGGCTAAAATCACCGTCCAAGTGGtcgattattatcgttgTGCAATGTCAATGTTACAACAAGGTGCAATGAATACAAGTGCAAcacaatcatcgatcattgaaattgttggtggaaaattatttaaacgatggaaaaaatttgttgaatttaaattatcataTTATGATtccatttgttcattgtaTATGGCCAACGCATTAgaagatcaacaacaaatgggtGAACGTATTGCATGGTATGAATCGGCAtcggaaaaaattcaattagcCACTTTGCTTGCAAAACAATTGGATGATCACCCTGGTGGTGTATCCATAATTAATGAAGCCATTGCATTTGTCAATGATGTTATTATGGTTAAattacaaaattcaaaaaaagaaaatgatttcatttatcATGCAAAAGTGCCACCAATTGCTGCATTACCACAAGTGAAAGGTGTTTCACTTGTCAAAGGAATTCCATTCAACGTATGTGATCCAGAAGTTTCTGGTCCTGATATTTTTGCACGATTAGTGCCAATTCAAGCACATGAATTGGCATCCATTTATTCGGcgaaaaaagatgaattatTACGAAATATTCGtatgaaaattgaagaaaaaaatcaagaactTGTATCATTcatgtcatcattgttgttggacAAAGAACAATTACGTACACCGAAAGAAGATGCAATACCAGATGAATTGATAAATATTTGTGCTGAACTTAGCCTGAATCCAGAATCGGTGGAAGAAGTGGCAAAAATATTGACACAATTAGATCAAGTTAGTAATGATACTGGAAAATATATTGAAGAATCTAATGAATTATTGAacgaagaaaatgaaaaagaacaaaaatatcaagaaaaatttggtAAACGTCCATCgtcgatgattataatggaaTTATCAAAAGAATTAACAAAACATGAAGAAACACATAGAAAAGCAatagaatcaaataaatcattatgggataattttgatcaacATAAAGATgatatattaataatgatgtcatcatcagcaatgAAAATTGCATCAATTTTGCCATCAAATAAGAATgtaaattatgatgaaacaattgttgatgaaatggaacgtttatttgataaaattgatgaaatgaaaaaacaacgtACAATGTTTGAAGAACAATTAACTAAACaagtaaatgatgataatataatgaaattggTGTTGGCACATCCACAAAAtgagatggaaaaaattttcgacaTTGAAATCCAGAAatatgataaaattattggTTTATTGGAACAAAATTTATCTGCACAGCAGAATATACTGCAAGCAATGACAAATTGTAATGCAAATTATGCCGATACACGTAAAGAATTGTTGGAAATTCAAAGAAATCGTAAAACACGTATCGCATCATTGTTATATACATATCAAGTGTTTCGTGAGCTGCAAGTAAATTCCAATAAAGGTCTGGAATTTTATCGTAAATTTCAATCTATTGTAATACGATTGAATGCCAGAATACGTGGTGTAATCAAAGTACAGGATGAagaacgacaacaacaattgttaCAGCGACAGGCGGCTCAACAACCGGCAACAGGTTTACATATGATGACGCCATCATTACCACAACCGTCATCTGCatataattcatcaaataataatattggtgCAAATAGATTACCATCCACTGGAATGGATTCAATGATATCGGCTGGCATACCGATAACTGGTGCAAAATTAAAAGATTATCTTCCATTTATGAAAGCATCGAATCGTACGAATTTAAtgcaacaaccaccaccaccaactgTATCATCTACGGTTATTGGTGgtaattcatcaattgttcCGCcttcaccatcaccatcgcCATTATCAAGAATCACATTTGCACCATCAGctccaccaccatcatcattaacgcctacaccaccaacaccaataCAATCGGGAACCAATTTAGTTGCACCAAATATGATAATGCCTCCTTCTTCCGTTGTTCCTCCTCGTACAGCTACTGGTCAAACATTTGGTGGTTCAATAATtggtcaacaacagcagcagcagcaacaaccaATTGCATCACAATACAATGGccatttaaataataatcttcaAATAACACCTGGAAATAACATGGCTTCAATTTctcaatattcatcattaccacaaccacaacatcaacaacaacaacaacaactaccaccaccatcatattCACAAGGTTTTTCTACACAAATACATCCATAttgtagtggtggtggtggtggtggatcaTTACCGgtaaattcatcaataccatcaaatattcaacagcagcagccacAATATCCAAATGTTAGTGGCTGTGGCAATATTGCTGGTGGATTGGTAAACACtacattcaatcaaaatcaaccaaTATCATCGATATTACCGATTAATAATCTTCATAAATATCCgcaaccaccatcatcaacagcgaCTTTATCGAATCCATCAATGATTCCATCATCGTCAGCaacatataataattatcatcatcaatataataataattcgaatTCTACTTCAATTCCAAATTCTATTGCTACTTCTGTTCCAATAGCCGGTTATAATAATACTGGCTatccacaatcatcaatatcggCTAATACTACTGCTAATACTGgtcaattaaattcaaatgaaacaaattatgTCAATTATCCGATTAAACCGATTGCTGGAACAAATACTGGACAAATAACTGGACACTAtccatcacaacaacaacagctacCATATCCAGCAGTACCATCACCAATGATGCCTTCGTATCCGGGTGCACCGTCGAATACACTGACAAATGTTCCACaacatcaacagcagcagccaaATTATCCTGGCTATCCACTTGGTGGTTATCATGGTATGCCACAACCTCAACctcaaccacaacaacaacaacaaccacaaccacaacagCCTGTTATTACTACAGATCCAGCAACAAATATTACTGCAATATTGGAACAAGAATCAAAACGTGGTTGGCAAGTATTGACACCAATACCAGCAGCAGCACCtgtgataaaaaacaataatgataataatgatggatcaaaaaataatgataaatcatcttcttgttcatcatcaacaacatcatcatcggatcgTTTACCTGATATTTTATCAACAATGTCATTgaatggtaatggtggtaatagtgatcaacaacaaccatcatcaacaatgattaaatcggaaatttcaattttaccaACAACACcagcaataacaacaacaacaacaacaacaaatggacAGACAACAGAtacaatcgataataatatcaataacaacaacaacagcaataataatgaaccaaaagatttattatcacaatttgatccattatttacatga